ataagcagAATATGGGTACATTATGGTCATAGAGGGATGGTTATGGTCAGTAACAATAATCAGGTATGCCGTTTATACAATGCATCAGTGGGGCCATTCGCCATCAAATAGCCACTTTCACCCAGAGAACTTGGGTCCGGCACCACAAGGGGTTTTAAGTGGGCTCTGTACCCCTTAGCTGTATTATTTGTCCCCTCTGTTTAGGTGTTGGAATTactgaagacagacagaaagaacacGGTTTCTTATGCCAGATTTATACTTCTGTGGCTGTTAATCTATACATGCTGTGCTAAATGGTTCTGGCGGGTAATTTCTTTCTTGATATCCATATCAGTTTGGACTAACACAACTCCATGTCtggaaaaaacaattacagaagTGTTCAATTGTGAGGAGGGACTTCTGTGCCTAGAATtattaatgagaaaaagagaggaaagagagctTTTCCACTGAAGGATAAGTTTGGATTTAGCCTGCttggtttttgttgttgttaaaacgTTAAGTTAATTTCCTTTTCCTCTATTTTGGCAATCCACAGAGATTTTCTCTGAGAATCGTTCATGATTGCGAAAAATATTAAGCGCTCTGTTGGTGCTGTGTTTAAAAAGTGGTCAGATTAATAAAGgtattctttgattttgaaacagtcaatttattttgctgtaatTTAGCCTTTCCGAGACGATCGCACCTTTAGGGTTTTTGGTGGGTGTAAATGTATTGCTCCCTTGAATAAAATGTCACGTACCTTGTCATAGAATGTGAAGATGGCATTGAACTGCTCAGTGGTCAACTTGACAccctgcaaaaacaaaataaaagacaaaaactcaACCACTGCTACAGTAAGGCAAGTTATTCAATGATGTTAATTGTGTATAGCCGTTTTGTCTTGCATGAACATTTCTTTCTTCACCATATTTGTCCCATACCTGGAATTTGAGTAAGAAATTCTCCTGAACAGGGAGAAGcctgagggagagaaagactTCATTAGCGGACACGATAGTTAGTTAAATTATTCAAATCCATTGACGGTGAATGAACATCAGCAGGTGATGTGTTTCAACATTTATATAGTGAACAGAGGGAAAGTGAAATTGCATATTACCTTGCCATCTCTGACAGGCCCAACTTCCCATCTCCATTCAGATCAAACATCCTGAGCTACAAAGTGGAAGCAGAACGGAGATAGGaagggacagaggagagagagtgaaagcaCAGTTTGCACACATATTTGGTATGAACTATCATATCAAATATAGATAAATTGATAACAAAGAATTACCATTTGTAATGTCATATGAAAAGTTTATATTAGCGGTTCTGTTGAGTGATAATATTCTCACAATAGAATTGAGCTGCATATTTATCAATAACATCTGTTatgaatgttttacattttacaggatACATCTCATACACTTAAGAAAACAGTCATGTCAGTCAAATTACCCATCATTTACCTTTGCTTCAGGTTCTGATTTTCACTACAGGATTTATATTTAGCAATGGATATCACTAGCATGATTTCACTACCACAGGACCTGAATGATATTTGTGCCTGTGAAtctattatttataatttagtaTCTAtaattattttgcaaaaatgtattaacttgCTGTTTTCCCTTGATAATATCTTTCACCATCTGCGGCTATAATAGAGgcacaaagaaacaacaatgaCCAAGTGTTTCCTTAAAGTGTGCTGAGGAAAATCAGGTCAGGTCAGCTCTGGGGCTTCCAGGAAGAAGCAGATGTTAGCACATCTGTGCTGTAAACCCACAACCTGCAGGACATGATGGCTGACAGCCACTCGGCCGCACAGCGCCACCGCCACCAACACGATAGGCCTCTGAGGTTCTCCAGGCAGATGAACAATTGACATACACATTTCATGAAGACTGCATATGGCTCACGGTCTTTCTGTAGGATTTATTGCTGTTTCCGAGatgtaactttttatttaactttagccatttatagttattttttacttttttactattgtaaaaatataatataatataataataatggattctttctaatggccatcaggggggacttatttggttgcaaaaataattctGGTTAAATGGAaatctttgagaaaatgaccctacttctcacttgatttatacctcggttaacattgtaaacatgagtttatggtctcagtctctAGTTTCAAGACTTCTTCAATACAGGATGATGTTCACATAGTAaatatggtccatttagagtaaaatagaccataaagcagggtatgctttacgGCGtagctaccttgtgattgacaggtcactaacACAGcgtttttgtcttagaactttaaccatttcacagtgtgttgtCAGTTCTTGGAATGTAACctttttggtcgcctaaaaggTCTTATTCAGTATTCAGTTGTACTTGGCTCCCCCCTCTCATGTCAATTCTGGTTGCAAAGATGGTGTGGCCCAAAAATAAGTGACGTCccggtgactacgtccacctcttatatacaatatatgaaCCGGTATAGTACAAACTGATACATACATGTGAACAAGATGTAACGTTTATGAATAAGAGGGTAACAATCTGGGAATATCAAATGAATTAATGCTACTGGATACCTGTTTTGTTATTACATAGTACTAAAcctttagatttattttttcatcttgcTTATATATCCCCTTAAAATCCTTAAAAGCTTTCTCAGTGCAGAAATCAGTTTTTAGTTTAAACAGCTAAGCATGGAGTTTAGCTCAAAAGAATAGTGATAACTGGCCAATTACACTTCTGCATCTGGGAttcctcatgtctgtgtgtgtgtgtgtgtgtgtgtgtgtgtgtgtgtgtgtgtgtgtgtgtgtgtgtgtgtgtgtgtgtgtgtgtgtgtgtgtgtgtgtgtgtgagtatgagtATGAGTATGAGTCTTACTATGGTCTGTGTGTACTCCTGGAGCTTCTTGTCATCGTAGTGTCTGTTAGCCTTCTCCAGCAGGTCTGACAGAAAGCCCTGAGGACAGAGATTCACGTAGATTAAAGAACTAAAGAAGAAATGAGGAAGAATATGCAGATGTATGGCAAATACAGGATGTAAAAAATTAGCTTATTTAAATGATGCAATTTTGGGGGTCTCCACCGTTTCGGATTAGTTGATGAGGAACAGAACaaaagatgaatgaaaatacaaagATAGGTTAAAACAATGAAGATggataagaaaaaaatagaaaagtaacaAGGACAGTAGGAGGGtaggaaaaaacatgaaaacggaaagaagacaaaaaggatggagacagaaaaaaattatgatatcaatgttattttatgaacTGATCTTGTGTTTTCTATTATACATCCTAATCTACAAAGGAAATAGTAACTACTGCCTTTAGGTAGAGTAAATTTAGCAGTCATTTTCTCACATCACAGGTTCAGCTCCAGAGTCTATATACTCAGACAATTTCCTGGTCTGCTCACAATCATGAGGTGAGACACATGTCTGCTGCCTGCGATCTCATCTGCACTTTTCCAAAGCTTTCAAAAGGCCACACCTGAGTAACTCATCTGCAACTGGTCAGCTGGAAGAAATGTGATCCCATAACAACCCAAGCAGCCTAATCTGTACTTGACGTGTAATCGCTGACCCCATTAACGTTCAACTCCCCAGTGCCGAGCGCTCTCCTTCATATAATTTGGCACAACATTTCAGTAGAGGTGTTGAAGTGTAACATAACAGTCTTTTTTGCAGTctgaaaagcttttcttttttcttttgcatctGAATCCtcacctggaaaaaaaacactcatggTCACTGGGGGATTTCCTTTTGGAGCAGCCACTTATCTCTCCTCGTCAAAACTGCTGTCTGGCTTTACTGACCCGTGTGCtcatatgatttaaaaataaaatgtaaatccCACTGAAACTCAGCAGAGAATATTTTGAAATTGACGTTTTTAAAAGGGAGCAGACAAACATATTCCCTACCTATTTTCCATATATATTCCTTTCAACAAGTAGATTCAGAAACAGTTTGATAATAGGGTAGTTACTAATCATAACACAAAAAAACGcagaggattattttttttgtctttttctttcctctcttttattGGTGCACAACAATATAGCATCTAGAAGGTGATAAATAGAAAACCTTTTATCTACACTTTTAcactcaaaatgaattaaaggTATGGGAAATACATCcagttaaacacaaaaatagaaaaacacgTATATAACAGTGGTATTAATATACGtagatttgtaaataaaatgtaataaaatacaggAAAAGGAATATGCTTTTCCTAGCTACAGTTTAGGTTGGGTGCTCTGCCAGTAAgcattttaatgtgtatttgaatgtgtgtaggggggagaatgaaaaaaagacaataaatgagAAATAAGTATGACAAAGtaaacagatgaataaataacagcACTTTGTAATATTGGTTATGCTTAACGTTtggatgaaaatgtaaatataaaatcctGTATATCAGGTATGCAATATGTTATACTGAGTCATAACAAACCTTCAATTCATTTGCTTCAATGTAGCCGCTGCGATCTGTGTCATATCGCCGCCATGCCTGCAAGAGAtcaacagaacaaaataaatattggatTGAAAGCAGTTTTTCAGCGCTGATGTACAAAGCccaaagacatttacatttcttctCCCCTACATAAATTCTCCCGTGGCCGAACCCCCAGCTTGCTCTTTAACTGCGCTTAGAGTTGATTTTTCTCTGGTGCAGAGCAGAAATCGTTCCATGGGGGACGACCACAGAAGCCCGGGCCATCACTGTAAATACACGGTCTTCAATACAATCCCACTCACCCGCATACAGAGCAGAGGGCagccagagacagagggagaaatgaggaagggagagaaagtcattttaatgaatgttttaatCTAGCAGCTGTCCCTGTCCAAAGAAGGGCTCCTTATCAAAGATGGAtggcctccctctccctctccttctcctcctcccgccccctgctcctcctctgggcTCGGCAAAAAGGAGTTACAGTGGTGTTATCCATTATATATGACTCTGAAAATAGAAGTCTCTGCTTCCTCATTCTAACCCTTTAAAAACCTTGCTGCCCACTTCCTCCTCCGTGCACCCTTCAACAAAGACTGATTAATCCCCCTCTCTTGTTTTATGCTCTCAAACCCCGGCTCTCAACTTCCCATCGACATTTCATTTACGTCCCCTCTGTTCCTGCGTTCTCTTGTTTGCCCTTTGTATCCTTCCCTCTCCAGACCTTCCTTTTCATTCATCCTCTACTTCTCTCGTTTCATTATTCACTCTCAATATGACACAGGAGACAAGGACAGCCTCTTCCCTACATGTAATTGGTTTCTAATTGGCTCCATTCTTTCATGCGGCATATCGTGCATGAAATCTGCCATTTTCTTATCTTCTAAAGGTATTTTGAGGAAtaaattatttcctttttctagTACATTTCAACAAACGTCTTGCTATGCTGAGGGCTTTTTGTTACTCCTACAATCATTCATTATTCACAGCCGCACCAAACTTGTTAATACCGTACCTTGAACTGTTCATATATAAATGGTTTCTTAAACACACAACTTGGCTGTAATTCACTAACGGCACTGAACAGTCTTGTTTTCTGTGAGGTTTTGCTAGTAACTATTCACATAGGATTAGCTTTGTGTGTAGCTAATGTCTGAATGCTCGTTCGCTAAATTGATTTAGCTGCTCCGCTAACTCTCCTTGTTTTGTTGGTGACTGATTTGACTTGGGCAAAGACGTAATACTTGTTATGAACAAATTTTCTCTACAAACCACTTGAAAACGTTCTACAGGGCCAgtgttctttcttttcatccGCTAATTCAGACTTTGTCTTGTTGTTCATGTATgctagttgttgttttctgttcctTGCTAGCATCAGTAAAGCTGGCTCAAAAGTACAGCTAAGGGGCTGATGTTTTACTTCAGATTTCCACATATGTTATACTATATAAGTATGTAGTAtcacatccaaactatgaaagCAAGGAATTTCTGTccatatgtgtttatgtgtcctTCGCAAATCTAAAGAACCGCTCATCTGAACTACTGCACAAGTGTATTGTTGGGGTTCCAAGACTTGCAGTGTCAAATGTGTCACAGAAATTGATTGGTGATCACCAATGGTGATTTTAGGCCTGCTTTTCCAGGCAAATATGCCCCACTGTCATTCAGAAAGATTAATTTAGCTGTTTACGTGTTTTTggttccttttttgtttctcctgaCAGGAAAACAATCAATCATGATTGATGTTCACACTGCAAGTTGAGATTTGGGATTTGTGAACATAGCTCCTCTGCATACACCAGCAGAAGCTCGATTTGAAATTCAACTGCTAAATCTCAACAGCAGAAACGGGCAACCATGTGCAATGGCACAGAGATTGCGGTTTTCTTTCCAGACTACACCGGTTTATTTCACTAATTAGTACACCTTCAACCATACACGGGGAATTAATCCGTGAAATTAGCTGGTAGGCATGAGTGAGAACATGCAGGCTGTCTCCCCTCCATGGCTGACTGACTCTGGTCTATAATGTATGGTTGGTTAAAATAAGTGTGTCCTGACTAATGGCATTTCTTACTGAACAAAAAGCCTTTGTACATTAAGCATTGCAAAGAACAGTTCAAATGACAGAGTTCGGCAAGAGGGGACAGCAGCTttgcataaaaaatatatataccgGCCCATCCACACGCACTCAGAAACACTCTCTTACCGCCATAAACTCAGCACTGGAGCTGACAAACTCTCTGAAGCAGAGCAGGAAGTTCTCTTCTGTTGGGAGAATCTGGGCCAGCTAGAGAGAGAAATTACAGGAAAATGGGAGTGGTGAGAACACAAGATGGTGGGGTTGATGTGCTGGGAGAAAAGAAATGGAGACCGGGGAGCTTTTTGTCTGCAAAATCTCAAATGGCCAATTCGGACATAAATAATAGAGTAGCCAGGCTCAAGTTTTTGGTTGAGACAAAACCTTTGCACCTGATTTCTACCCAAACAACTGAACATTAAACTCATCCTCAGATTTTTCCATGCTGCCAGGGGATTATTGATATTGCAGAAGGGCCTCCTTCTTCCATTTCTTTCAAATCACCCTCCTAAAATGGtaaaatcaaatgaaagcaATATGCCGAACCGATGCTCAGTTGAGACCATCATAAAGACTTCATTTATGTAATCGACCGGAGTATTGACCCAGCCTTGTACTGTAATGCTCTGACTCTGTGAATTATctgagcttttttctttttacaactttttctctctcagtagaaagcagacagaaaactgttttctcctgtttccagtctttatgctaagctaaactagcTGACTGCTGGCTACACAAATGAAAGTGGCATCAATCTAATACACAGCAGtaataagtacttttgtttgttCTAGTGATTTAATATGtcacactgacaaaaaaaataatccctgcaaaaaggaaaaaaatcccaaaatatcAACCTACTCCTTTAATGAAAGCCACAGATTAGATTTAAAGCGTAATACAAGAAGCGTCTCCCAGGCCTTACCTCTGACATCTCAATTCGTCCGTCTTTGTTCTTGTCGAACTTCTGCATGAActccttcatcttttctctGAATGTGGGGTTTGAAGGGTCCTGGAAAACATTTGCACTCAATACAAGTGAAACCTGAGTGGCCATtatgcatacatacatgtgtTCAATCTCTAGTCCTTGAACTCACCACCCCTGCTCCTCTCCGGGCCATCTCCAACTCCTTGAAGAAGTTCTCCAGCTCCTTCCCCTCGATGTAGCCATTACCTTGGAGACACACAGAACCATAAACCTATGTCACCACAACGACCGCATTTCAGTATCGCTgacatgcaaaacattttttaaaaagcatctgCACAGATGTGGTCACAGTGTCAAACAGATCCCAGCGTGGCTCGGTTTTGCCCCGGTATTGATCCAAACATGAGCCTTTTACCAGCGACTCTCTTCCTTCCCCTCTGGCTCAATAGATTAGACTATTGACTGACACGATGCAAACTGATCACTCCTCAAAGACTGTGTTTCGCAGGGTTGTACACAAGGAGAGGCTATATATGGAAAGCTGCTTTTCTAGGTTTTTGAAGGTGATGATCCACGGGCAGCTTCTTTTATTCTACGGACATCAATACTGCTGTCAACAGGGAGTTTGGCAAATGGGACCAATCAATATGGATAACAGTGTACTGTGACAATTTCTacctgatttctttttttcatctagACTTGTGAAAGCGATGATATTTTGTCAGGAGGAACTGACGTTTTAAAAGGTTCCGACCCTTTTACCCTGAATGCTGTCAATCATTTTGACACACGAAGTGTCACTTTTGTCGATTGGCGTTTATCCTGAGGTGATAGCCATCGCATTTGTTTGGATTTCATCATGACAAATTTAGCTTGGGGACAAAAAAAGTTCACTGTcttcttatcttatttcatgcTTACTCCTGGCACTCTGCTGCCCTGACAGTACCTATTCAGAGGACAAATGAGTGTGCCCGCTTCACCCAGGTAATCTGTGAGCCCGTGCCAGCATCCCATCAACAAGCAACACTAAATGGCAGGACAGATGGCTCCAAACGATGTGACTAGCTGCTTCAATAAAACCCTGGAAGGCAGAGCAGCCTCATTAAACAGTAACAAAGATTATTATGCCAtccacttcctctcctctccctctaactcgctgtctctctctgtcatcttCATTCTAGCTCCCTCTCCCTATCCAACCAGCATCTTAGCGTCTTTGTTCTATCCATGGAAATTCTTGTGTGCGGGGCGGGTGCATGCGTTCCTCAGCGATGTTATCAAAACTCATGAATACAGGCTCTGCTGTTTCAATAAGTGGGGCGGTAAAATGCCTCGCTGCTATCGAGCCTCCCTCCTCTGGGTCTTATTGACATTTAGCACTCTGGAGAGGAATGGCCTGCTTGATAATTAAACAGAGTAAAACGTGATTAACTACAAGGCGAACGgcataaaatgacaataaaaatagatttatgaACAGATTATGGCAGAGCGCTGTCCCACCTTCGATAAATGCAGCCACAGATCCATACACCccattatttttgtgtgtatgggAGCATCTGTCTGTACTGTTCTTTTGTCATATCAGTAGGATAAGTACTTACTTTCCCTTCAGGATCTAAGACACAACAATATGCTGAAGGCACCCTTTGGTTCTTTTCTATGAAATGTCGTAGTAAACTGCCCTAAGCACAAAGAAAGCATCACTTCCTGCAGAGAAATTTTATGGCTGACTTCAACTCACTTCCACATCGCTcagtttaaatgtcaaataactTGTTTTATGTGTCATAATAAGGGCCCACCCACCAACTTGCTCTCATATACTTTGGTCCCTCTGCACAAGCACTTCAAGCTCGCACCGACCAGCACGATAAAAGGTTCACAAAACCACTTTTGGTCCAAATACACACTCTTTTGGATACTGCGTCATTACAGTCCCATGAGAATCCGCTAAAGGCCCTTCAGTCTTCTGGTTCTGATTCTAAAATTCAACCCTAACACAGGAAAACTCTCAAAGTGGGCAGCTGTGCCAACTAAGTGCATATTTAAAGCCTATATGAAAGTGCATTTGCCTTTCAAAGGAGAGTGCAACctattcaaatattttgtgTTGAGACCACAGCTGGGTCCATTCAGGAAGTGGATTTTGCTTAAAGCTCCCAGATTTCCATATCCaggttaataaaaaataattgacagCAAATGTTCTATAATTAGCAAAAGGAACTGCAGTTGTTTCCTCTTTCAGCTTTGAAGTGATTGAATTGAGAAGGCCTAAcggagacagcagagagagatgagagggacGCAGAGCGGAGGAGCTGCGAAGAGACGCAATCCAGATGAGACTTGATCCTGGGCCAACAGGGGAATATGTGGTTTCATCATCTCTGGGTGCATTGCCtcctgtgtatttttatctgcaaCTCAGGAGATGTTTACTCAATCTGAGCAAGCAAATTAGCTCTCCCCTCTTTCTGCCGAGCCAGAATACACTCCCAGTAATGAGAGCAGAAATCAAACACTGTAGCCAAATCTGTTGATGCTCACTGGTTGTATTTGATTTGCAAAGTGGCTCGTTGCAAAGCACAATATGTAAAGCACCTCAGGACTCAGACACCTGGGCGGTGGGACTGATATCCTGGCGCTCTAAGCAGgacaaaagagtaaaaaaaacaatgcttaaGGCAACTTCGTCTGCACATTGGCTCAGGTGCTGAGCTCCAAACCAACTCCTCATTCTGTCCTGATTTCCCTGCGGAGAGCATTTCAGCATGCATGCAGGCATCAAAACAGATTGCATTAACAATGAATTCACAGGAGCCTGTGTGTAAAACAAATAGGTGTGACACACTTGCCTTGTTCACAGGTGTATTTGGAACATCTCAAGAACGTTGATTGAGCCAGCGAGATTGAGGACTTTCTGTTTAATAATGACTGGTTAAAACCAGAGTTCAGAGTGGTCACTTATGTGAAAGTCCCAGTCTTAGTTTTTAAAGGACACCAAAAAGGATCTCCTTTCTCAAATCGGTTTCATCAGTTCATAAAATGTCCTTAATCCACAGAAACGGATTTCCATAATTAGATTTATGAGGCTTTCATGACAGCAGAGACATGCCTGATGAATTTGtataggggaaaaaaagtgaaactgtcacactgcaacacagacacatgcacacagagataTTTGCAGAGCCAGAGAGAAAGACCGAACTGTCACATCTGTACGGAGACAAAAAGAGGATTGAAGAAAAGATCATGACTGAGACTGAGGgaagaaacagtgtgtgtgtgtgtgtgtgtgtgtgtgtgtgtggtggggagTAGAACGCTGAATAAATTAGTAGGCCTACATGGGACGATTTCACGTTGACAGATATGACATCTGCATCGCATAAATCCATATTCATACCAGGCTACTCTCACTGCACAAAGAACATCACCACTTGACAGACCGATCTTATTGATGAAACTTAAATAAGCCAGTTTTTGATTGGAAACGGATATCAATACCAGGAGCATCAGGCAGAGCCAATTACTCACATGTAAAGGTAACATTCCAAACTGTCAACGAGTATAGATTAACCCTCAGGAGACCCTAATTAAATGACCAAatgcaaaatgagaaaaagtatACTCGTATTATAAGgctcattgaatattttaaatatagtcTTTAAATAActctattaaatattttatttgaaggcTTTTCATGAGAAATAATGCATCCGCCCGTGCagttaaataaaagatatatatatatatataataaaattaacTCATACCACGTGGTGTCGGGAGTGGTCCCATAAGAAATTAATTTAGAAGATGTCGAACTTTTTTGAGAGATGCAGTACTTCAGTATATACTGGATTTCGACTCTGATATCAGCTCACAAGCCGAACTGTGAATATGTCGCTCTTGGctactttattctttttcttttacacacaAAGAATATTATCacgaattaaaaacaaaatagacgCTACAATATTCAGAATCATATATATAGTTCATTGTGGTTATGCTTCTCTCCTTAAACAGTCGCTTTAATACCCCAAACGACAAAACATTTGCTGTGGTATTATAGACGTTTATTTCTAAGCTTTATAACGGTTTTACTCTATTTCAGGAGAAAGCATTTCTATCTTTTTCCATGCATCTCCCTGTATGATTATTATAAACCACAGCAACAGCAATGATCAGCTCGGTAATCCAGTAATCTTTCGTGAGCCTTCAGTTTGGAATAACTTTTATGAaggtggaaaaagaaaagtgtccctACCGTCAGCGTCGAAATGTTTCCAAATGTCCAGGAACTGGGACGCGGTGACCTCGGCCAGGTGCAGGTGAGGAGGCTGCTGTGCTTTGTTGGCCATGATGCTTTCGTAGGGATGCTGCTTGTCAGGAGCCAAAAAAAAATCCGCCGCTAACTTTTCTGTGTCTCTTGTTCAAACACACCCCACACTGTGGCCCAAGCGCGCCGCCCGCCGCTTTTTAACCCCGGCGAAGGAGCGGCAGCGTCGCTGCATCGCCACTGGGGGCGCACCTCCATCGACAAGACATCCATCTGAgtcagcttctctctctctctctttctctctctctctctctctctctttgtgcttTCAAGCTTGATGTGGTTGTGTGTGATAGGACGTATTGGACACTGCAGTGGAcagactgatgtgtgtgtgtgtgtgtgtgtgtgtgtgtgtgtgtgtgtgtgtgtgtgtgtgtgtgtgtgtgtgtgtgtgtgtgtgtgtgtgtttgtgagaaagagagagaaagatgaaaaagaTGCAGATAGTGAGTAGATGTTTGGTTGTTGCATCATCATGCTTTACAGTAGATTCATTGTGTGAGTTTGATCCAGTGCACGTGCATGCATGTGAATTTCTATATGCATGTGAaatgggtgcatgtgtgtgtgtgtgtgtgtgtgtgtgtgtgtgtgtgtgtgtgtgtgtgtgtgtgtgtgtgtgtgtgtgtgctgactgaGTGTGTTCCTCCcttacatctgtgtgtgtaacTAAGCGTGCAGCTCCCCGAGCCGgtctgcctgtgtgtgaggCTTCACAGACTTAATTAGAACTCACACACTAATCACATTTCCCACACTGCCTCCAGCTAGCAGTGATTAGCCcacataataaatgtaaattctggagaaaaaaaaaaaggggaaaagaacattttcattgaTGGCCAGGCTGATGTTCAGAGGGGCAGGCAAAGCCACAAGATCCTATTAGGAGaatgaggatttaaaaaaaaaaaaaacgtactcATATATATTTCTTCAACTCATTTACTCCAAGAGGGGATAATATTCAGGATGAAGTAATACGACTGTAATGAGCAGGAGGGCAAGTATACCTAGAAGCATATTCCTGCTGTTGGATGGAATCTgcaaaaagacatattttctaagcagagaagaaaaagagaatcaatcatatttattattataactgaCTCACGGGTCTTAAAAGaacagtgttttttgtattatttattttgtatttatttattacttaagTACCTATTCCTGTATGATTTATGCTATaagatgtcaaaatgtctgctgtgagaaGGAACATTCTTCACATTCAATAGTGGCATTAAAGTTCTGTCAAAACCTAGATTACCTTTATGGCAGCCATAGGCCTAGACAGT
This is a stretch of genomic DNA from Anoplopoma fimbria isolate UVic2021 breed Golden Eagle Sablefish chromosome 19, Afim_UVic_2022, whole genome shotgun sequence. It encodes these proteins:
- the calb2a gene encoding calbindin 2a; protein product: MANKAQQPPHLHLAEVTASQFLDIWKHFDADGNGYIEGKELENFFKELEMARRGAGVDPSNPTFREKMKEFMQKFDKNKDGRIEMSELAQILPTEENFLLCFREFVSSSAEFMAAWRRYDTDRSGYIEANELKGFLSDLLEKANRHYDDKKLQEYTQTILRMFDLNGDGKLGLSEMARLLPVQENFLLKFQGVKLTTEQFNAIFTFYDKDGNGYIDEQELDALLRDLYQTNKKEVDVKNLGGYKESIMKLSDGGKLYRSELEIVLCREPIV